The Coccidioides posadasii str. Silveira chromosome 2, complete sequence genomic interval TATCAAGACATAGCATCATCCACCTAGAAGAGCAATTGCATCAATGGAAATGTTCACTCGTCCTCTTTCCAGGGAAAACAGTTTTGCAAACGAACAAAAAGAACAGACGgggaagaaaatgaaaaaaagaTAACTGAAGCCGAACGCGAGGGTCGAACTCGCAACCTTGTGGTTAATCCGCGGTTTTTATGAACCTTACGCATAAGAGCCACACGCTCTACCGATTGAGCTAGCCCGGCAAAGGAGATATTTCGGCGTAAATCTATTGAAACTTTCTCCACCTGTACCAGATTCCCAGGCGAGAAGACGAAACGAGATAGATATGTTGGTATAGTGAAACACGGCAGCTTAAAGACCTCCAAACGCCCTGTTGTTCTTCTGATATATGTATACCATAGCCGATGTTCTGCTGCCGGGAACGCCAATGGGATAAATGTAAGCAATGTACATGAAACAGGAATCTTGGAGCCTCCTTTAGTTATTATCCTCGCGAGATGAGATAGGAATGTATAGTCGCCTTTCACGAGCGGCCTAGAATATTGGAGTTCGTCGTTAGTATATCAAAAATCCACCATGATTGAGAcgtaaaagaaaagaactTTGATCATTTTGAGAAATCCAATGCAGAATATAAGTCAACCCGTACCTGAATCCACCTTTCCGCCCAAGGTTTCAATGCAGCCCAAACCAATAATGACACGGTAGCGACAATGAATATCAGCACAACGGCTTTGTCTTTATTAGATTCTCGTTCTAGACAGTCATAAGTCAGTTGTCTTGCATTCTCGGCTCTTTCCCCGGAATGTTGTATGATATTTGGACAGGAGGGACAAGACGCACGGAAACAAGTTGTTACAACATCATCCTCCTTCGCACCCTTGCACATCGGAAGGTGATAGTCCAGACAAAATTTACGATTGCAGTCATTACAATTGGCCGCGCGGAACTTCTTGTCGTCCTTATCACCGCCGGTACTCTTGTTCTTATCGCCCTGAGACTCCGCTGGTTGGACACCTGCGTTGTCCCGGGGGACGGCACGGTGGGAGAACAGAGATGGGGTGAATATCGAGCGTCTACCTAGTGTGGGATTTGAGGAGGTATGAGGCTTGGGCGGGCCAAGTGGGATGATGGTGCTATTGGAAAAACAGGTACATTTGCAAAAGGAGGTTGGAGCTGTTGTTTGGAGTGGTGTGGTCAGCGCGTGATATCAGTGAGAGGGCTGGAGGAGGAAAGGGAGGACGTACTCGCAGCGCTGATGAAGGGTAGTGAGGACAAGAATATTaggaggaagagagagagggtgtGACTTCGTATTATCATTTTGGATATGTGTGTATTGGTGGATTGCAGAACAGGTTTCTACTGTGCTGTTGATGATAATATTCGCTCGATGACCTCAGAACTCTTGCCTTGCTGACCGCTCTGCACTAAAATTCTTAACTAGTGGTATTGTAACCAAGTTACAGCGAACGGTGTGGAGTGACATGTATGTTTGATTCCACGAAACCTCCCTCGCACCAACCTCTTCTACCCCCAACCAGATCTCCCTCGAGTGCAGAGTAGCCTTGAGCGTTTTTGCGGCTTTCTTCTTTGTGCTACCAAATCCGCGGTAGCATGCACGCCTTACCCCTGGATGGCTCATGCTCTTCAGACCAAGACATATGCAGCCCTCAAAGCCACAGCTTCAGGAAAAtggaaacaaaagaaaaagagatctGCATGCAGGATGGAATCCTTCAgaatgtacagagtactccatacaggATACCTCTCATTTTATAATATACTTAACAATCTTTCTGCTCTCTGGAACAAAACGCCATCACAGGGTTCTAGTATCCCCCTTGGTGGGGGGATGCCTTTGCCCTGTCATCCTGAGAAAGGTGTTCATGTCCGCTTGTAAGCAATTGATGGAGGCCATGGAAAATTTACACAAAGCCATAATTGTACACCATGGTTGGTGCTGGGCAGTGGAGAGCGCACAGGGCTGGTGGATTGTGCAGCTGAATGAGCGCATGCCATTTTTACGCTATAACAATGGGCAACTTTCTAAAGGTATGGCTGGCACTTTCAAgtgtctacggagtacattaAAGGCATTTGGACTAGTCTTACCAGGAGTGCTAATTACAAGGCACTTGGTCATCCACTAAAGCAAATTATACCATTTCTCGATGTCTGGGAGCAGGGAGGACTTGTTCGGCCTGTTGAAGCAGTGGAACAGCCTTTGCACTCGCCCTGGAAGCATTGATTCCTGGTATGATCAATGTAAAACATCCGATCCAAGTCATGACCTTGCCTCAACAATTGCAACAGTCACACGCAGACGAATCCCACATTCAGGGGCTGCAGGCTAAAATCTCTAGATGATCACTTAATTTGTACGCAGAGGAATGAgccacaaaaaaaaaaaaaaaaaaaaaaaaaaaaaaaaaaaaaaaaagaaagaaagaaaaaagaaaaaaacaaaggGGGGTTGCAAATAGAGTGAAGAATTTGATCTCATGGAAAAAAGCAGTTTCATTCATCATATTCTATTTCATTTCCACATCAAGTTAAGAGTATAATAGCCACATCGCAAACATTCTATGCATATGGTTTTCAACGAAGGACCCGTACGGGTTATTATCTTCCCCGTCGCCTATTTTCCCtttgtcttctctctttacCCGCCTCTCTTCGTCTCCTCTTCCAAGCACGGTTGTTATCGCCTCTGTTCTCCCAGAACCACTTCGAAAATTCACTTTCTCCATCGGCCTCTGGGCCCTTTCGCTCGGTGGCTTTAGATAAGATGGTTGTTGGTTTCATAGTTCCGTCGCCCCTGTCATTCCCTTCTGCGTCGACATCTGCA includes:
- a CDS encoding uncharacterized protein (SECRETED:SignalP(1-24)~EggNog:ENOG410PR64~TransMembrane:1 (n8-19c24/25o145-163i)), encoding MIIRSHTLSLFLLIFLSSLPFISAATPTSFCKCTCFSNSTIIPLGPPKPHTSSNPTLGRRSIFTPSLFSHRAVPRDNAGVQPAESQGDKNKSTGGDKDDKKFRAANCNDCNRKFCLDYHLPMCKGAKEDDVVTTCFQRESNKDKAVVLIFIVATVSLLVWAALKPWAERWIQAARERRLYIPISSREDNN